In Methanococcoides sp. LMO-2, a single window of DNA contains:
- a CDS encoding Hsp20/alpha crystallin family protein, whose translation MTEKEHNDDGSVPLPMKELEEIVRSLIERIMDDMADEGFEKPAFYGFSVVYNGPDKAEEHTFSSIKVDENDFYVSKKGPVVECTEIDDKLHVTIDTGVEAEDVRFSASGSELDLQFETEEEVFTHHIELEPKVDPESSVMTCKNGIVEIVFRIADE comes from the coding sequence ATGACAGAAAAAGAACACAACGATGATGGTTCAGTTCCTCTTCCTATGAAGGAACTGGAAGAGATTGTCAGATCCCTTATTGAGCGTATCATGGATGATATGGCTGACGAAGGATTCGAAAAACCTGCCTTTTACGGTTTTTCCGTAGTTTACAACGGACCCGATAAGGCCGAAGAGCACACATTCTCCAGCATAAAGGTTGATGAGAATGACTTCTATGTCTCAAAGAAGGGACCGGTCGTAGAGTGCACCGAGATCGATGATAAACTGCACGTTACTATTGATACCGGTGTGGAGGCCGAAGATGTCCGTTTCAGTGCATCAGGTTCGGAACTTGATCTTCAGTTCGAGACAGAAGAAGAGGTATTCACACATCACATCGAACTTGAACCAAAGGTCGATCCAGAAAGTTCAGTAATGACCTGCAAAAATGGAATCGTAGAGATCGTGTTCCGGATCGCTGATGAGTGA
- a CDS encoding MFS transporter: MEQNGCEPKKVRLFPLLLINFINTLGFGLVLPFLVFLVDRFGGNAIVYGFIGAMYPAFQLIGAPILGRWSDLHGRKKILFITQAGTLLSWIIFLLAFFTPVETLLEVNSAIFGAFIITIPLLILFIARSFDGLTGGNIAVANAYLADITEEKDRNRNFGKMSISTNLGFIIGPALAGLLSITMYGELIPVLAAALISLAGTIVIALYLPESRQCTIKKPEKMGFREVIRIKNIPYMLLIYFLIFLGFNIFYTAFPLHAIKALQWSVADMGIYFSVLGIIMIAVQGPVLSQAVKKYSDAQLAIFGSIVLGTNFILLVTGNIALTYLAAFFFALGNGLMWPSILSIISKLAGKEHQGAVQGFASSFSSLASIVGLILGGFLYEILGGISFIIAAAIVYTVFLLSFRMLSFEREVQEEV; encoded by the coding sequence ATGGAACAGAACGGCTGTGAACCAAAGAAAGTGAGACTATTTCCTTTACTCCTTATCAATTTTATAAATACCCTTGGTTTTGGACTCGTTCTACCATTCCTTGTTTTTCTTGTGGACCGCTTCGGAGGGAATGCAATAGTCTATGGATTTATAGGTGCCATGTATCCGGCATTCCAGCTGATAGGAGCACCCATACTCGGAAGATGGTCAGACCTCCACGGCAGAAAGAAGATACTGTTCATAACCCAGGCAGGCACATTGTTATCCTGGATAATATTCCTGCTTGCATTCTTCACTCCTGTAGAAACCCTTCTTGAAGTTAATTCGGCAATCTTTGGAGCATTCATCATCACAATACCCCTATTGATCCTGTTCATAGCCAGAAGCTTTGACGGGCTTACAGGAGGGAACATAGCTGTAGCAAATGCCTACCTTGCCGACATAACCGAGGAAAAGGACAGGAACAGGAATTTTGGAAAAATGTCCATTTCCACGAATCTCGGATTCATAATCGGACCGGCACTTGCAGGACTGCTCAGCATTACCATGTATGGAGAACTTATCCCGGTGCTTGCTGCTGCCCTAATATCTCTGGCAGGGACCATCGTGATAGCACTCTACCTGCCGGAATCCAGGCAATGTACAATAAAGAAACCAGAGAAGATGGGATTCAGGGAAGTCATCCGGATAAAGAACATACCTTACATGTTGCTGATATATTTCCTGATATTCCTTGGATTCAACATCTTCTATACAGCTTTCCCGCTTCATGCCATCAAAGCACTCCAGTGGTCTGTTGCTGATATGGGAATATACTTCTCAGTACTCGGCATCATCATGATAGCAGTACAGGGACCTGTACTTAGCCAGGCAGTGAAAAAATACTCAGATGCACAACTTGCCATATTCGGAAGTATTGTGCTCGGTACGAACTTCATTCTCCTCGTTACTGGAAATATTGCCCTTACATACCTGGCAGCCTTTTTCTTTGCACTGGGGAACGGACTTATGTGGCCTTCTATCCTCTCCATAATCTCAAAGCTTGCAGGCAAGGAACACCAGGGTGCAGTACAGGGCTTTGCCAGCAGCTTTTCGAGTCTTGCCAGCATTGTGGGACTTATTCTCGGAGGTTTCCTCTATGAGATACTCGGAGGAATATCTTTCATAATAGCTGCAGCGATCGTCTATACAGTATTCCTGCTGTCCTTCAGGATGCTCTCTTTTGAGAGGGAAGTTCAGGAAGAGGTTTGA
- a CDS encoding DUF2115 domain-containing protein, translated as MNTEELLASLRKAARDIPMADIMKARAFMVRSASGLPKKYREAYSNELFSHLYNVFNEIGRSKKPENIENIDPEEYEEFMRRLEEMGNSEDKNQEYFNKLVRITAPYLVFIAKRPIHPIGMTFPGGDRVLEKDGVYYCPVKDKQNNVEVALCKFCICRDAEEMVKGGKWKMGL; from the coding sequence ATGAACACTGAAGAACTTCTTGCCTCACTTCGTAAAGCTGCAAGGGATATACCCATGGCAGATATCATGAAAGCAAGGGCCTTCATGGTAAGATCAGCTTCAGGTTTACCAAAAAAATACAGGGAAGCTTATTCTAATGAGCTGTTCAGCCATCTCTATAATGTCTTTAATGAAATCGGCAGGTCAAAGAAGCCTGAAAATATTGAGAATATCGATCCTGAAGAATATGAAGAATTTATGAGAAGGCTCGAAGAGATGGGAAATTCAGAAGACAAGAACCAGGAATATTTCAACAAGCTGGTCAGGATCACAGCCCCATATCTGGTCTTCATTGCAAAAAGACCCATACATCCCATAGGAATGACTTTTCCCGGAGGTGACAGGGTGCTCGAAAAAGATGGAGTTTATTATTGCCCTGTCAAAGATAAACAGAACAATGTAGAGGTTGCTCTCTGCAAATTCTGCATTTGCAGGGACGCAGAAGAAATGGTAAAAGGTGGTAAATGGAAAATGGGGTTGTAA
- the bcp gene encoding thioredoxin-dependent thiol peroxidase yields MAKTSLSAGEKAPDLCLPDAEGKDVSLEDLKGKWVVLYFYPKDNTSGCSIEAMEFTKLKPDFEKEGAFILGVSKDSQKSHQRFIEKKELGITLLSDEDTELQQSYDVWHLKKMAGREYMGTVRTTFLIDPEGNIAKVWEKVKAKGHAMEVLEELRNIKGN; encoded by the coding sequence CACTTTCTGCAGGGGAGAAAGCTCCCGATCTCTGTCTTCCGGATGCTGAAGGCAAGGATGTATCTCTGGAAGACCTTAAAGGCAAATGGGTAGTTCTCTACTTTTATCCAAAAGACAATACCTCAGGATGCAGTATCGAGGCTATGGAATTTACGAAGCTGAAACCGGATTTCGAAAAAGAGGGTGCTTTTATACTTGGTGTTAGCAAGGACAGCCAGAAATCACACCAGAGGTTCATTGAAAAGAAAGAACTGGGTATTACCCTCCTTTCAGACGAGGACACTGAACTGCAGCAGAGCTATGATGTGTGGCATCTGAAGAAGATGGCAGGCAGGGAATATATGGGCACTGTCAGGACAACCTTCCTCATCGATCCTGAAGGGAACATTGCGAAGGTCTGGGAGAAGGTCAAGGCCAAAGGGCATGCAATGGAAGTACTTGAGGAACTGAGAAATATCAAGGGAAATTAA
- a CDS encoding DUF3179 domain-containing protein: MISLTVLLAAFMTCIPASAEEATEGGIEKLPELTAMEEEMGILLTEMGVKYIVDPNDIVSGGPPMDGIPSIDNPEYVTVEEADRWIEDNELVLALIHNETKKVYPLQIIVWHEIVNDHINGEPILITYCPLCGSGIAYERTINGEEVEFGTSGKLYNSNLVMYDRKTNSYWTQIGGQAIVGELTGMELEAISIETVVWRDWKVAHPDSEVLSQNTGFSRPYGNDPYGNYYENSILLFPVENSNTTIHPKTVIFGIELNDTFKAYREDDLIELGSIEDTIDGVNILVERDDVGIVTITNQDTGEEIIKERDFWFAWYAFHPETELYLPEGVVPEPPEEDQDVPLGPIVPLLSVSIAFAVLRKITK; this comes from the coding sequence TTGATATCGTTAACTGTCCTGCTGGCTGCATTCATGACGTGCATCCCTGCATCTGCTGAGGAAGCCACTGAAGGAGGTATCGAGAAACTTCCGGAACTGACCGCGATGGAGGAAGAAATGGGAATATTGCTTACGGAGATGGGTGTAAAGTATATTGTTGACCCGAATGATATTGTCTCAGGCGGACCTCCTATGGATGGAATACCTTCTATCGATAACCCTGAATATGTAACTGTGGAAGAAGCCGACAGATGGATCGAGGACAATGAACTTGTGCTGGCGCTTATTCACAACGAAACGAAGAAGGTTTACCCCCTGCAGATCATTGTCTGGCATGAGATAGTGAACGACCATATCAATGGCGAGCCGATACTCATCACATATTGCCCCCTGTGCGGTTCAGGCATCGCCTATGAAAGAACGATCAACGGGGAAGAGGTAGAGTTCGGTACATCCGGTAAGCTCTATAATTCCAATCTCGTGATGTATGACAGGAAGACCAATTCATACTGGACACAGATCGGAGGCCAGGCGATAGTGGGAGAGCTAACCGGAATGGAGCTTGAAGCGATCTCCATCGAGACCGTTGTCTGGAGAGACTGGAAGGTCGCACATCCAGATTCAGAGGTGCTTTCACAGAACACGGGATTCAGCAGACCTTATGGAAATGATCCTTATGGCAACTACTACGAGAACAGCATACTGTTGTTCCCCGTAGAGAACAGCAATACTACGATCCATCCAAAGACAGTGATCTTTGGTATCGAACTGAATGATACCTTCAAGGCCTACCGTGAGGATGATCTCATTGAGCTTGGCTCCATCGAAGATACGATCGATGGTGTCAATATACTGGTAGAAAGGGACGATGTGGGAATTGTCACCATAACCAACCAGGACACCGGGGAAGAAATTATCAAGGAGAGGGATTTCTGGTTCGCATGGTATGCATTCCATCCTGAGACAGAACTGTATCTTCCTGAAGGAGTTGTCCCTGAACCACCTGAGGAGGATCAGGACGTACCATTAGGTCCGATAGTTCCACTTCTTTCCGTGAGCATAGCTTTCGCTGTTCTGAGAAAGATTACAAAATAA
- a CDS encoding cytochrome c biogenesis CcdA family protein, which produces MALLPAFLADLFVSFTLGLLTPLTAVCVLPLYPAFLAYLSNQLSGEEKNKRLPLIFGLIISAGVILFMSLLGLIFTTLLQVSLTKVVGIISPIAFGVLFIISILLIIDYDIGKFLPRTNVGSDRNPFLTAFLYGFFFGAIVVPCNPAFIAALFAKSLTSMGFIENFLNFVAFGIGISFPLLVFSAISTAKSKSIIRFLVKYKRKINLTAGIIMLVISTYYIIFVFRVVERLI; this is translated from the coding sequence ATGGCACTTCTTCCAGCCTTTTTGGCAGACCTGTTCGTTTCATTTACCCTTGGATTACTGACACCACTTACAGCTGTATGTGTACTGCCACTATATCCTGCATTTCTGGCATATCTTTCCAACCAGCTATCAGGTGAGGAGAAGAACAAGAGGTTGCCTTTGATCTTCGGACTTATCATAAGTGCAGGTGTGATCCTGTTCATGTCCCTGCTGGGACTCATATTCACAACCCTGCTTCAGGTATCGCTGACAAAGGTAGTAGGAATTATTTCACCCATTGCTTTTGGAGTCCTTTTCATCATCAGTATCCTGCTGATAATCGATTACGACATCGGGAAATTCCTGCCACGAACAAACGTTGGCAGTGACAGGAACCCCTTTTTAACCGCATTTCTTTACGGGTTCTTTTTCGGTGCCATCGTTGTACCATGTAATCCGGCATTTATTGCAGCCCTTTTTGCCAAATCGCTTACAAGTATGGGATTTATTGAAAATTTCCTGAACTTTGTGGCTTTTGGCATAGGGATCAGTTTCCCGTTGCTGGTATTCTCAGCCATATCGACTGCAAAGAGCAAGAGCATCATCAGATTCCTTGTTAAATACAAGCGGAAGATCAACCTTACTGCAGGCATAATTATGCTTGTGATATCTACGTATTACATTATATTCGTATTCAGGGTAGTGGAGAGATTGATTTGA